The window CTATTAGATACGGATTGCTCTGTAGAGCCGACGTCAAGTTCGCCACTAGAGGCATTATTGGGTAGTACATGGGGGTAGTCACGAACTCTATCGAGCCCGACCCGCCACCCCTCTCCTCTATCAGCTGGAGGAGCCTCTCCGCGTATCTCTGGAACCCCGCCAGCAGGAGATCCCGTTGCTGTATCGTGAAGTGAGTCGTACAGTTGCTGGCCAGCGCGTAGAGATATATGGGCCTTAGCTGGGGGTCGCGCTCCAGGATATAGACGTTGTACCAAGCTAGGTTGAAGAGGGTCTGGAGATCTAGGTAGTCTTGCGGCGTGAAGTTCTGGAGGGCCCACTGGATGCCGTTCTGCTTCACCTCTTGATATATGCAGTAGTACCTAGGGTATCGCTCTATCTGTATAGGCGCTACATCGAAGAAGCGCTCCAGTATGAAGAGCTTCTGGGCTTCCGATAGGGAGTACGGGTCGGCCTCAGAGGCTTGGAGGTAGGGGTCGTCGTATTTCCCCTGGGCCACAATCTCTATCTGTTCGAGTAATGTCGGCGTGAAGTCGAAGGTGACATGGGCGTGTTCGGCCAGAGCCAATGCAACCATGGGGTAATAGCCCTTGGTGACCCAGAGCCGCGGCCAGGGCGCCAACACCATGCCGTTCGGCAATACGTAGGGCGGCTGGTGCATGTGCCAGAGGAAGACCACGTACAGCCTAGTGTGGATCGTATAGGCCTTGGAGGAGCCGTTCACCGCGGCTAGGCCATACGAGGCCAATGCCAACAGCAACAAAACCGTTACGGCTAATATTAGTTTCTTATTCATAGAGAAATATAATGTAGGATCTTTTTAACAATTCCGCATATAAGCGCGATAGGCTTGCGCGGCACGCCGGCCGTCTGTGGACATTTATACAGAACCCATTACATGAGGCGGAGGATTGTGGCGGGGTCTTTTGGACGCCTCTGGGAGTATTGGGAGCCTTTGGGGATTCCTACGGGCTGCGTTCGGGCTAGCCCTGGTCGCGTTGTTGTCGACCCTCATATTTGCCTAGTGTGGATCTACAGGAGACTTTTTAGACAACTGGCCGCCCGCACGCTGGGCCCTAGCCCGGCCAGGGCCATCTTTTTAATATTCATGGGCGACGTCGTGTATGGAGGTGCCGGACTACAACGGCGGCGGGATAGCCGCCGTGCCGAACACGTTGCTGGCGCACTTCGGTCTGCCTCCTAGAGGTCCACAGATAAGGTTCGGCCTAGGCCTCTCGTCGAGGAAGATTGCGCTGATCTTGTTAGACGGCCTCGGCTTTAATACGTTCGCTAAGATAGCCGGAGAGTACTCCGGGATGTTCAGGGGACTCTATAGGGCGACCTCGGTCTTCCCCACGACCACATCGGCGGCCTTGACGTCCCTATCGACGGGACTGGCGCCGTGCCAACACGGAGTCGTGGCGTGGAGCTTCTACCTCAAGGAGGCTGGCGCCGTGATAGACTCGCTGAATATGAGCCCCATGTTGGGCGAGAGGGACGGGCTGAGCAACGCCGGCTACGAGCTCAAGGCGCTCTTCAACGCGCCGACGGTATTCGCCGATTTGGCCAAGGCCGGCGTGAAGTCGAAGGTGTTCCTCCCGAAGGGGCTGGGCGGAGGGATTAGCAGAATACTCTACGACGGCGCCGAGATCTTCGAATACGTATCGCACTACGACGCGTTGATAAACGCAGGTCGCTTCCTCCAGCAGAACGATGCGGCCTACGCCTATGTCTATATATCCACAGTGGACAGCGTCGCCCACAGATACGGGCCGCGCTCCGACGAGGTCCTCGTAGCTGCGAGGGGAGTCCTAGACTCCGTGACGAAGCTGGCGGGGCAATACATGGCCGGCGCCGACGTCATAATCACGGCGGATCACGGCCACGAGGAGATCGCCCGCAACGAGAACTTGTCAAAGGACGTAGAGTTGTTGGACGCGCTCAGCATGCCGCCGTACGGCGATCCCAGAGCGCTGTACCTCAAGCCCTCCGCAGAGCCCCGACGCCTCGCGGAGCTCTTGGCGAGACACGGCGAGTTCTCGCTGATGTCCAGAGAAGAGGCCCTCAAGGCAGGCCTCCTCGGAAGCTGTGAGGGGCGGTTCGCGGAGAGGATCGGCGACTACATAGCGTTGCCGGGACGCGGCCTCTCCGCCATCTACCTCTACAAGCAGAAGAACGAGGACCCGCTTAAATTTAGAGGACACCACGGAGGGCTTACAGAAGACGAGCTCTACATCCCGCTTATACTTCTATAGCTCATGGGGCCGCCGTACGTCGCTCGGGCCGGTGTATGGGTCTAGGGCTTTCCGGCAATAGGGTCTGGTCTCATCTCCTCTCCAACGAGGCTACGTAGGCCAGGAGCTCCGCGGCCACGTCCACCCCGCTGGCCTTGGAGACGGCCTTAAATTCGGGCACTACGTTGACCTCTCCGACGAAATAGCCGTCGGGGCTTATCAGTATGTCGACGCCGGCGTAATCGGCGTTGAGGGCCTTCGCGGCCTTGACGGCGAGCTCCTCGACGTCGGGCGGGGGCTTGATGCCCTCGACGTGCCCGCCTCTGGCAGCGTTGCTACGCCAGTCGCCGGGCGGCGGCCGCCTCACCATGGCGGCGGCTACCCTATAGCCTATCACGAAGGCCCTTATATCCGTCCCGTCGCCTACCCGCTCCTGCACGAGGTAGACCTCGTCGGGCTCCGCGCCCTTGAGCAACGCCTCGACGTCCTCCCGAGACCTCGCCAGGGCGACCTTCCTCCCCCAGCTACCGAAGGCTGGCTTGACTATGAGCTCGGCCGCCTCGGGGGCCGCCGGGGCCAGCCGAGTCCTCGGTATGGGCAATCCCGACGCGCGTAGTAGGGCTAGAGCCACGGCCTTGTTCCACCCCGCCGCGAGGGCCCTCCAGCCGTTGACGGCCACGGCTCCCGAAGCCTCGATGTGTGCGGCCGCTATGGTGGCCTTGTTGTGGCTGAGCGTCCTTATTAGATAAACGCCGGGATCGACGTCTTCCGAGAGGTTAAGCCCGTCTACCCTCACCAGCTCGAGACCTACGCCGAGCCTCTCGGCCGCCTTCACTATCATGCGCTCCTCCTCCTTGACCAAGTCGACTACGAGCCTCACCACGGCTCTACCCCGAGCCTCCCGCCCTTCCTCAACCAGTCGAAGGCGGCGGCCAGCTCCAGCCCTAGCGAGGGGTGCAACACGAGGGGGGTCGACGTATCGGCGGCCACGCGCCTTATGGCGTAGTCCCTATCCGGCGTGACGCCTGCCGTGATCACTATGTCGACTTTCTTCCACTTAATGGCCTCGACGATCTCGGGCGACGGCTCCAGTATATCCAGCCAGGAGAGGCGCCTCTTTATCTCCTCTATCTCCTTCGCGTAGGACTCGTCGAACGTGTACACCAACGCGTTCCTCGACGGGATCTTGTTGGGCGGGGCTGACAGCCAGCTCTTGAGGAGCGCCTCCTCGAAGACGTCGCCGAACGAGGCGACCTCGCCGGTGCTGTACATGACGGGGCCCAGCCTCGGGTACGCCCCCCTCACCCTGCTCCAGGAGAACTGAGCCGTCTTGACCCACCACCTGGATGGCCTCAGCACCGTCATATCGTCGTCGTAGGGCAACCTCTCCCTAGTCAAGACGTCCGCTGTGAGCGACATGTAGTTGACGCCGGTCGCCTTGCTCACAAACGGCATGGAGCGGCTCGCCCTCAGGTTCGCCTCTATGACGTACACGTCGTCAGCGACTATGAACTGCACGTTGAGGGGCCCTCTGACGTCGAGCTCTCTGGCTATCATATAGGCGATCTCCGCCATCTTCCTAACGGCGGCCTCCGGCGCTCTGCGGGGCGGCATGACCATGGTGGAGTCGCCCGAATGAACGCCGGGCGGCTCCACGTGCTCTATCGGCGTGACGACGACCCTCCTTCCGTCGGACACAGCGTCTACCTCGGCCTCCACGCCCATCGGCATGAACTTGGACACCACCACGGGGTACTCGCCGCTGACTCTGGCGGCCTTGGTCAGAAACTCGGCCAGCTCTCCCCTGTTCCTGGCAACCGCCATGTAGGTCCCGCCCAGGACGTAGCTGGGCCTGAGCAGCACAGGATAGCCGAGATCCTCCGCGAGCTTCTCCGCCTCCTCTATGCTCCTCGCGTAGAACCAAGGCGGCTGTCTTATGCCAAGCTTGTCGAGGAGGCGCGAGAACTTGCTTCTGTCCTCGGCGAGGTCTATCGACGACGCGCGGGTGCCGCCTATTTTGACCCCCAGACCCTCCAGCTTGGGGTACAGCCTCTGCCCTATCTGCCCGCCCGCGTAGAGCACCACGACAGGTCCTCCCTCCTTTTCGTATATATCGAGGATCCTCTCGGCCGATATCTCGTCGAAGTACAGCTTGTCTACCACGTCCCAGTCAGTCGACACGGTCTCGGGGTTGTAGTTGAGTATAGCGACGCGGTAGCCCCTTCTCTTGAGCTCTAGGGCCAGGTTGACCGTCGCCCAATCGAACTCGACCGACACGCCTATTCTGAAGACGCCGGCGCCGACCACTAAGTAGTCCACCTTCGGGGAGAGCTCGTCGAACTCCCCGCCGTAGGTGAGGTACAGGTAGTTCGTGTCGGCGGGCCACTCGCCCGCTAGCGTGTCTATCTTCTTGACGACGGGCCTCCGCCTGTTCTTGGCCAGCTCCTCCGGCTTGGCCCCCAACGCCAACGCTATCTGTTCATCGGAGAACCCCAGCCTTTTAGCCTCCTCGAGGAGCTCGGGAGACGCGCGCCCGGATTCGAGGACCTTCCAGACGTCGACAACCCTCTTTATGGCGTTGAGGAAGAATCTGTCCACCTTGGTGAGCTCGTATATCTGGTCCACGGTCGCGCCTAGGTAGAGGGCCTTCGCGGCGTAGATGGGCCAATACGGCAGGTGGCGCTCGAGGGCGCTCAAGGCCTCATCCAGAGTCGCGGATCTGAAGAGGGGCCCCCCGACGAGGCCCGGCTCGCCTATGTCTATCATCCTCACGGCCTTCTGCCAGGCCTCCTCGAGGTTGCGGCCTATGCCCATGGCCTCCCCTATGGACATCATCTCCGGCCCAAGCCCCTCGTCTACGCCGAAGCGGTCGTTCTCCCAACGCGGGTGCTTCACCACGATGTAGTCGAGAGACGGCTCGAAGGCCGCCACAGTGCGCCTAGTCACTTGGTTCATCACCTCGTCGAGGCGGTAGCCCAACGCCAGCTTGGCGGCGATGTAGGCGAGGGGATAGCCCGAGGCCTTCGAGGCCAAGGCGCTGGAGCGCGACATGCGGGGGTTGGTCTCTATGGCGTACTGCTCCGGCCCGGCGTAATTAACGGCGACTTGGACGTTGCCCTCGCCGATTAGGCCTATGGCCCTCTCGACGGCTATGGAGATGTCCCGCGCCGTCTGATACTCGTCGTCGGTGAGCGTCTGGCACGGCGCCACCACTATGGAGTCGCCCGTGTGGTACCCCATGGGGTCTATGTTCTCCATGCAGACAACAGCCGCCACGTTGTCGTGGGAGTCCCTCACGACCTCGAACTCTATCTCCTTCCAGCCCTCCAGGTACTTCTCGACCAGGACCTCGCCTATAGCCGACTGCGCGAAGGCCTTATAGATGCGGGACTCCAGCTCGGCTCTGTTCCTCGCCTTGAAGGCGCCCGCCCCTCCTAGGTTGAACGACACGCGCACCATCACGGGGTAGCCCAGCTCCTCGGCCGCCGCCAACGCCTCGTCCGGGCTCCTCGCCGAGCGGCTCGGCGGGATGGGCACGCCCGCCTCCCTCATGGCTTTCTGGAACAGTTCCCTAGACAGGGCCCTCCTTATGCCCTCCACCGGCGTGCCCACCACCCTCACGCCGTATTTTGAGAGAACCCCGGCGTCGTGCAACTCCACGCAGGCGGACAAGGCCGTCTGGCCGCCGAAGCCGCAGGCTATCGCGTCGGGCCTCTCGCGCTCTATGATCTGCTCGAGAAACTCTCTCCTGATGGGGAGGAAGTAGACCCTATCCGCCAAGACCTTCGAGGTCTGTATAGTGGCGACGTTAGGGTTTACCAGGATCGTTTCTATCCCCTCCTCCCTAAAGGCCTTGAGAGCTTGAGAGCCGGAGTAGTCAAACTCGGCGGCCTCCGCGATCTTTATAGCGCCTGAGCCCACCACTAGGATCTTCCTGACGTCCATGGCCGCGCAGAGAGGACGCGCTCTGCTATATAGGCGTCTGCAGGACTGGAGGCGGCTATGTTCGCCCCGCCGACATTAACCCCCTCAACCAAATCCCTATATAAGCTTTACAGCGTAGGATGGGCCGCACGTCTTAAAGATCCCGTAGCCGGCCTCAGATCTTGCGCCAGCGCGGCGCCGGGGCTATCGGGCTGAGGCCGACGACCTCCATCGCCGGCGCTATCCGCCGGCGCGTTAAATATCGCATAGTTCCAGGAAACAACGTATGAAACGGCAACTGCTACCATGACAGCTGGGAGTAGCTGGACGCCGCCGATCATCTCCACAGCCATGGCCATGGCCGACAGCGGGGTCTTCGTCGCGGCCGCCAGCATAGCCGCGATTCCTACGACCACGAGGGGCGTTATCTGGAGCGATGCATGTGGGGCCATGTAGTGTATTAGGAACCACATGTCCACGCCAATGAACGCGCCGATGAAGATCGCCGGCGCGAACAAGCCGCCGCTTCCGCCGGATCCGACGGTAGCCGCCGTAGCCAATATCTTGAGTACTGGGAGAAGCGCGAGGAGCGCCACAGTTGGCAGAACCGGCGAATAGAACTTGCCGAATTCGCCCGCCTCCGCTAAACGCACCCACGCAAACCCCTCCCCGACGACTTGAGGCGCCAGCAACGCTATCGAGCCGGCGATCGCCATGCCGGCTATGGGCCTTACGTATCTCGCCCTCATCGCGCCGAACGCCCGGCGGGCCAGGCTGAGCGCCTCGACGTACGCTATCGCGGCGAGCCCGGCGACGAGGCCCAGAGCCGCGTAGACTGCGAAATCGATAGGCCTAAGGGACCCCGCGTAGAGTCCCAGGAGGGGCATGTAGCCGGTGAAGCCTCCGAAGACGGCGTAACTTGCGGCCGACGCCACTAAGGCTGGGTACACCACTCTTGTCTCGAAACCACCTCTCCGAAGAGCCTCCGCGGCCAGCAACGCGCCCCCTATAGGCGCTTTGAAGATAGCCCCGATCCCGGCCCCCATGCCCACGGCCACCATGACCTTCCGATCCTCCGGCGATAGTTTGAGTATATCGGAGATAAAGGAGCTGAGGCTAGCCGAGTACTGTGCGGCAGGCCCTTCGGCGCCTCCGCTACCTCCCGAGCCTATAGTCAGCGCCGTCGCCACAATCTTGACAGGCGCGACTATCCATCTGATCCTTCCCTGAAGCTCGTGGTAGGCCCGAATAACGAAATCTGTGCCGGAGCCCTCGGCTTCGGGGGCTAGGGAGTATATGACCAGAGAGGCTAAGGCGCCTCCCAGCGCGGCCGAGGCAGGCAAGAGGTAATACCTACTCGCGCTAGGCCAGACGCCGGACGCCGAGGAGCCGACGAGACTCACCAGGAAAATTCCCTCGAAGAGCTTCAACACGTAGTAGAAGGCCAAGGCGGCTAGGCCGGACACAACGCCGACCAATAGGCCTAAGACTAGCCACCTTGCGAGGTAGCGCGCGCCGTCCAGATAGGCAACTGGGCGGGCCATCGGAGTAAGGAGGCCGATCTATTAAAGGTTCTTACAACGATAACTCCATGGACGTCGGCATAGCCGTTACTCTG of the Thermoproteus uzoniensis 768-20 genome contains:
- a CDS encoding alkaline phosphatase family protein, yielding MEVPDYNGGGIAAVPNTLLAHFGLPPRGPQIRFGLGLSSRKIALILLDGLGFNTFAKIAGEYSGMFRGLYRATSVFPTTTSAALTSLSTGLAPCQHGVVAWSFYLKEAGAVIDSLNMSPMLGERDGLSNAGYELKALFNAPTVFADLAKAGVKSKVFLPKGLGGGISRILYDGAEIFEYVSHYDALINAGRFLQQNDAAYAYVYISTVDSVAHRYGPRSDEVLVAARGVLDSVTKLAGQYMAGADVIITADHGHEEIARNENLSKDVELLDALSMPPYGDPRALYLKPSAEPRRLAELLARHGEFSLMSREEALKAGLLGSCEGRFAERIGDYIALPGRGLSAIYLYKQKNEDPLKFRGHHGGLTEDELYIPLILL
- the carB gene encoding carbamoyl-phosphate synthase (glutamine-hydrolyzing) large subunit — encoded protein: MDVRKILVVGSGAIKIAEAAEFDYSGSQALKAFREEGIETILVNPNVATIQTSKVLADRVYFLPIRREFLEQIIERERPDAIACGFGGQTALSACVELHDAGVLSKYGVRVVGTPVEGIRRALSRELFQKAMREAGVPIPPSRSARSPDEALAAAEELGYPVMVRVSFNLGGAGAFKARNRAELESRIYKAFAQSAIGEVLVEKYLEGWKEIEFEVVRDSHDNVAAVVCMENIDPMGYHTGDSIVVAPCQTLTDDEYQTARDISIAVERAIGLIGEGNVQVAVNYAGPEQYAIETNPRMSRSSALASKASGYPLAYIAAKLALGYRLDEVMNQVTRRTVAAFEPSLDYIVVKHPRWENDRFGVDEGLGPEMMSIGEAMGIGRNLEEAWQKAVRMIDIGEPGLVGGPLFRSATLDEALSALERHLPYWPIYAAKALYLGATVDQIYELTKVDRFFLNAIKRVVDVWKVLESGRASPELLEEAKRLGFSDEQIALALGAKPEELAKNRRRPVVKKIDTLAGEWPADTNYLYLTYGGEFDELSPKVDYLVVGAGVFRIGVSVEFDWATVNLALELKRRGYRVAILNYNPETVSTDWDVVDKLYFDEISAERILDIYEKEGGPVVVLYAGGQIGQRLYPKLEGLGVKIGGTRASSIDLAEDRSKFSRLLDKLGIRQPPWFYARSIEEAEKLAEDLGYPVLLRPSYVLGGTYMAVARNRGELAEFLTKAARVSGEYPVVVSKFMPMGVEAEVDAVSDGRRVVVTPIEHVEPPGVHSGDSTMVMPPRRAPEAAVRKMAEIAYMIARELDVRGPLNVQFIVADDVYVIEANLRASRSMPFVSKATGVNYMSLTADVLTRERLPYDDDMTVLRPSRWWVKTAQFSWSRVRGAYPRLGPVMYSTGEVASFGDVFEEALLKSWLSAPPNKIPSRNALVYTFDESYAKEIEEIKRRLSWLDILEPSPEIVEAIKWKKVDIVITAGVTPDRDYAIRRVAADTSTPLVLHPSLGLELAAAFDWLRKGGRLGVEPW
- a CDS encoding ATP-grasp domain-containing protein, which produces MVRLVVDLVKEEERMIVKAAERLGVGLELVRVDGLNLSEDVDPGVYLIRTLSHNKATIAAAHIEASGAVAVNGWRALAAGWNKAVALALLRASGLPIPRTRLAPAAPEAAELIVKPAFGSWGRKVALARSREDVEALLKGAEPDEVYLVQERVGDGTDIRAFVIGYRVAAAMVRRPPPGDWRSNAARGGHVEGIKPPPDVEELAVKAAKALNADYAGVDILISPDGYFVGEVNVVPEFKAVSKASGVDVAAELLAYVASLERR
- a CDS encoding chloride channel protein — protein: MARPVAYLDGARYLARWLVLGLLVGVVSGLAALAFYYVLKLFEGIFLVSLVGSSASGVWPSASRYYLLPASAALGGALASLVIYSLAPEAEGSGTDFVIRAYHELQGRIRWIVAPVKIVATALTIGSGGSGGAEGPAAQYSASLSSFISDILKLSPEDRKVMVAVGMGAGIGAIFKAPIGGALLAAEALRRGGFETRVVYPALVASAASYAVFGGFTGYMPLLGLYAGSLRPIDFAVYAALGLVAGLAAIAYVEALSLARRAFGAMRARYVRPIAGMAIAGSIALLAPQVVGEGFAWVRLAEAGEFGKFYSPVLPTVALLALLPVLKILATAATVGSGGSGGLFAPAIFIGAFIGVDMWFLIHYMAPHASLQITPLVVVGIAAMLAAATKTPLSAMAMAVEMIGGVQLLPAVMVAVAVSYVVSWNYAIFNAPADSAGDGGRRPQPDSPGAALAQDLRPATGSLRRAAHPTL